In Strigops habroptila isolate Jane chromosome 2, bStrHab1.2.pri, whole genome shotgun sequence, one genomic interval encodes:
- the LOC115604390 gene encoding uncharacterized protein LOC115604390: MPRGKRRSRRRRRAGIAAPLTLGTALAGRREEGRSRSPRDRAGIAETRWVLGAVAPGSRLGLPGLEALAAAAGPRGGSPPWAAPSLLQVPAAAQPAPRRDGSDLPAGAPAALAVLHLQPGAEGSARAAAAAGAAPRLRTVYVNPRWLERQAALGAAAAAASPCAEAVAAAAASGASAGPAAAAAAAAAGQGEAAAEAAATPYVGLRRPLGYKLAKATKERIWRGEFIDLFSLLHTELAPEHGPRPGDTLDQWVSAFLVYASVLCEKHPARCGAMFKYLDTIRKLHATYGGTSWMNYDEDFRRRAAKDPNLPWGDVDLDLWMKWMAPLKSLVHRQPRAEVETQASPAPPPPPPAPSQSPKQEEKSQTP, encoded by the coding sequence ATGCCACGTGGGAAGCGGCGGAGCCGCCGTCGGCGCCGGGCCGGAATCGCGGCCCCCCTGACGCTGGGGACGGCCCTCGCCGGGCGCCGGGAGGAGGGGAGGTCGCGGAGCCCCCGGGACCGCGCCGGCATCGCCGAGACCCGATGGGTGCTCGGCGCGGTGGCGCCCGGCTCACGACTCGGCCTCCCGGGCCTAGAggcgctggcggcggcggccgggcctAGGGGCGGCTCCCCGCCCTGGGCGGCGCCCTCGCTGCTCCAGGTGCCGGCGGCGGCCCagccggccccgcggcgggacGGCAGCGACCTGCCCGCCGGTGCGCCGGCCGCCTTGGCCGTGCTGCACCTACAGCCCGGCGCCGAGGGCTcggcgcgggcggcggcggctgcgggggCCGCGCCGCGCCTGCGGACCGTCTACGTGAACCCGCGCTGGCTGGAGCGGCAGGCCGCGCTtggggcggcggcggctgcggccAGCCCCTGCGCCgaggcggtggcggcggcggcggcgagcgGCGCGTCTGcgggcccggcggcggcagcggcggccgcggcggcggggcagggcgaggcggcggcggaggcggcggccACCCCCTACGTGGGGCTGCGGCGGCCGCTGGGCTACAAGCTGGCCAAGGCCACCAAGGAGCGGATCTGGCGGGGGGAGTTCATTGACCTCTTTTCCTTGCTCCACACAGAGCTGGCCCCCGAGCACGGCCCGCGCCCGGGGGACACGTTGGACCAGTGGGTCTCGGCCTTCTTGGTGTATGCCAGCGTGCTGTGCGAGAAGCACCCTGCGCGCTGCGGAGCCATGTTCAAGTACCTGGACACCATCCGCAAGCTGCATGCCACCTACGGGGGCACCTCGTGGATGAACTACGATGAGGACTTTCGGCGGCGGGCGGCCAAGGACCCCAACCTGCCCTGGGGCGACGTCGACCTCGACCTGTGGATGAAGTGGATGGCACCCCTCAAGTCGCTGGTCCACAGGCAGCCGCGTGCTGAGGTCGAGACACAGGCCTCGCCGGCaccgccgccaccaccaccagcaccgTCACAGAGCCccaagcaggaggagaaaagccag